A region of Paenibacillus sp. 37 DNA encodes the following proteins:
- a CDS encoding oxidoreductase — translation MRKNIAIIILMVGLIISMYFNYQFKAYKDNQEVDYTVKLNHGTEIGIKESIYNLDNVTKSLEDNSSKETVIHGLGNVAVSLKVGEESFIFLDSDFREDQLSSTNLIYNVFRDMYTHIRVEIIDQILSNKISLEKESRNQLIKDIGVLKQDLEYIDSQFNGDILKEQSPKWIENKWKELIGEIVNRNTDSKLYERIKMKYNL, via the coding sequence GTGAGAAAAAATATAGCGATAATCATACTAATGGTTGGATTGATAATAAGCATGTACTTCAACTATCAATTCAAAGCGTACAAAGACAATCAAGAAGTGGATTACACGGTTAAACTGAATCATGGAACCGAAATTGGTATAAAAGAATCCATCTACAATTTAGATAATGTGACCAAAAGCTTAGAGGACAATTCTTCGAAGGAAACAGTCATACATGGATTAGGAAATGTGGCCGTATCTTTGAAAGTGGGTGAAGAATCATTCATCTTTTTGGATTCCGACTTCAGGGAAGATCAGTTATCGTCAACCAATTTAATCTATAATGTGTTTAGAGATATGTATACGCATATAAGAGTAGAAATCATAGACCAAATTTTATCAAATAAGATATCGCTAGAAAAAGAATCGAGAAATCAACTGATTAAGGATATAGGTGTGCTTAAACAAGATTTGGAGTATATTGATAGTCAATTTAACGGAGATATTCTCAAAGAACAAAGTCCTAAATGGATTGAGAACAAATGGAAAGAGTTAATTGGAGAGATTGTAAATCGAAATACAGATTCTAAGTTATATGAAAGAATTAAAATGAAATACAATCTATAA
- a CDS encoding serine hydrolase domain-containing protein: MQMIRGHHTVNKVIACVLSFIFIIMAIAAPTHADEKQVETTPSRIPLSMLEETIDAYVASYEKYTAAVSVVAIKDGETIVNKAYGYADIENQRKADNSTVFEWASISKLLVYTSVMQLVEQGKLDLETDIREYLPEGFFKKLKYDDPITLLNLMHHNAGWEDQTAAEVFYYSEDETLELGETLRRNEPKQIYKPNSIVGYSNYGVGLAGYIVEEISGQPFYEYVNQHIFEPLHMNDTTVHPTGRDRPDLVQRRNEIEGYTKDLKLIPENRVYVTFYPTGAAIGTAEDLGKFLAALMPVDDNNVLFKNRDTLNEMLSTSLYYDGTSIPRFAHGFVEMEYWVPTLMHEGNLKGFSSKLVFDPESKFGMVVMTNQSFEEIYYYGLIKEIFGDNVNSNRVTSEGGGYFQSARRPAARFTDLFRQLDITKFSKAELSSLYNVVEHNGVVEKISFTPYMDYLPVSKWKVNLIVISFIPVILAILFSVTALLVYFIRMLLLYKRNKRGNPRIDFNKYHLAINVAGALLPLNLLIIHTRLPNYPAHSSIRINLMFNLLYVILAVAYLGLLIYKLQKNSYSKKQKVMYIMSGISTFILAAFVVGWKLYV, translated from the coding sequence ATGCAGATGATTCGTGGACATCACACGGTTAACAAAGTAATCGCTTGTGTTCTGTCATTCATATTTATCATTATGGCAATAGCAGCACCTACCCACGCTGATGAGAAACAGGTTGAGACTACACCATCACGGATTCCTTTATCCATGTTAGAGGAGACGATTGATGCTTATGTTGCCTCGTATGAGAAGTATACCGCTGCCGTTTCGGTTGTGGCTATCAAAGACGGTGAAACTATTGTGAATAAGGCATATGGTTACGCAGATATTGAGAATCAGCGAAAGGCGGATAACTCTACTGTGTTTGAATGGGCTTCCATCTCTAAACTGTTGGTCTATACGAGTGTGATGCAGCTTGTCGAACAAGGAAAGCTTGATTTGGAGACGGATATCAGAGAATATCTGCCAGAGGGATTTTTCAAAAAGCTGAAATACGATGATCCAATTACCCTATTGAACTTGATGCATCACAATGCGGGTTGGGAAGATCAAACAGCGGCCGAGGTGTTTTATTACTCGGAGGATGAAACGTTAGAATTAGGAGAAACACTGCGTAGAAATGAGCCGAAACAGATCTATAAACCGAATAGCATCGTGGGTTATTCGAACTACGGCGTTGGTCTAGCTGGTTACATCGTGGAAGAGATAAGTGGACAACCTTTTTATGAATATGTTAATCAACATATCTTTGAACCTCTTCATATGAACGACACTACGGTTCATCCAACGGGGCGAGATCGTCCAGACCTAGTTCAGAGAAGGAATGAGATTGAAGGGTATACAAAAGATTTGAAACTGATCCCTGAGAACAGAGTATACGTAACGTTTTATCCTACAGGGGCAGCCATAGGGACAGCAGAAGATTTAGGCAAATTTCTTGCAGCGCTGATGCCAGTAGATGATAACAATGTATTATTTAAGAACAGGGATACGTTGAACGAAATGTTGTCGACAAGTCTCTATTATGACGGGACCTCTATTCCGCGATTTGCGCATGGGTTCGTTGAGATGGAATACTGGGTGCCTACACTGATGCACGAGGGAAATTTGAAAGGATTCTCCAGTAAACTTGTTTTTGATCCGGAATCTAAATTCGGGATGGTAGTTATGACAAATCAGTCTTTTGAAGAGATTTATTATTATGGGCTTATTAAAGAGATTTTCGGTGATAATGTCAATTCTAATAGAGTTACTTCAGAGGGGGGAGGATATTTTCAATCTGCACGACGGCCTGCCGCTAGATTTACCGATTTATTCAGACAGCTTGATATAACGAAATTTTCAAAAGCTGAGTTAAGTAGTCTTTATAATGTGGTCGAGCATAATGGCGTGGTTGAGAAAATTTCCTTCACTCCTTACATGGATTACTTGCCTGTATCGAAATGGAAGGTGAACTTGATTGTAATATCTTTTATTCCTGTCATACTAGCTATCCTTTTCAGTGTGACTGCTTTGCTCGTCTATTTTATCCGGATGCTACTACTTTACAAACGAAATAAACGAGGAAATCCTCGGATAGATTTTAATAAATATCATCTTGCAATTAATGTTGCAGGTGCGCTACTTCCTCTTAACCTTTTAATCATACACACGAGACTTCCAAATTATCCTGCTCATTCTTCGATACGGATCAATTTAATGTTTAACCTACTTTATGTGATTCTAGCAGTGGCGTATCTTGGCTTGCTTATTTACAAACTACAGAAGAACAGTTACAGCAAAAAGCAAAAGGTGATGTACATCATGTCTGGTATCTCGACGTTCATCTTGGCTGCTTTTGTTGTGGGATGGAAATTGTATGTTTAG
- a CDS encoding AAA family ATPase gives MTIICLEGASSVGKSTTCQQFATQYDAFIVPETGILFETPQLEGKELMMWLLERQIERWHIAYEKNQQHEYVILDGDVFKIWYSWIYGYEHLSLDGTANFFRKKLLENEISLPDAYVLFWAEEDELRKRKEMDQTRSRRNFDKHLRMIEPQMRYFHYLNELVPGYVGIHKAESIADNVHHIVKHSETLPDIKKREIEIFDRVIDFYKSTTP, from the coding sequence ATGACGATAATTTGTCTCGAAGGTGCCAGTTCTGTAGGTAAAAGTACGACTTGTCAGCAGTTCGCTACACAATATGATGCATTTATTGTTCCAGAAACAGGGATTCTTTTTGAAACTCCTCAGCTTGAAGGTAAGGAACTTATGATGTGGTTACTGGAGAGACAAATCGAAAGATGGCATATAGCATATGAGAAGAATCAACAACATGAGTATGTAATTTTGGATGGCGATGTATTTAAGATCTGGTACAGCTGGATATATGGTTATGAGCACCTATCTTTAGATGGAACAGCAAACTTCTTTAGAAAGAAATTATTGGAGAATGAAATATCATTACCGGATGCTTATGTACTATTCTGGGCGGAAGAAGATGAACTGCGCAAGCGAAAGGAAATGGATCAGACAAGATCCAGAAGAAATTTTGATAAACACCTACGCATGATTGAACCTCAAATGAGATACTTTCATTATCTTAATGAACTCGTACCAGGATATGTGGGAATTCATAAAGCAGAGTCTATAGCAGATAATGTACATCATATTGTAAAGCATAGCGAGACATTACCGGACATAAAAAAACGAGAGATCGAGATCTTTGATAGAGTCATTGATTTCTACAAGAGTACTACTCCTTAA
- a CDS encoding DUF4279 domain-containing protein codes for MLGEIHTSILKEVKLLKDKTEVMAYFSLFGDEFDPNYVTSILKIEPTNTAYKDDIINKKHRIKETSWTLGTEYEESLNVNHQLTKVVDLLKNKVKEINSIRIEHRLFTKFFIVIRIEEGKTPALYFDSDFIEFVNMIHAEIDVDLYTNSYNEELEQEIGSS; via the coding sequence TTGTTAGGCGAGATCCATACATCAATTCTTAAAGAGGTGAAACTCCTGAAAGACAAAACTGAAGTAATGGCTTATTTTAGCTTGTTTGGAGATGAATTCGATCCGAATTATGTAACTTCAATACTTAAAATTGAACCTACGAATACGGCTTATAAAGACGATATTATTAACAAAAAGCATCGAATAAAAGAAACATCATGGACATTAGGTACGGAGTATGAAGAATCATTAAATGTAAATCACCAATTAACAAAAGTAGTCGATTTATTAAAAAATAAAGTGAAAGAAATCAATTCAATCCGGATTGAACATCGATTATTTACAAAATTTTTCATTGTAATAAGAATAGAAGAGGGCAAAACTCCTGCTCTTTATTTCGATTCAGATTTTATTGAATTCGTTAATATGATTCATGCTGAGATTGATGTGGATTTGTATACAAATTCATATAATGAAGAATTGGAACAAGAAATAGGTTCATCTTAA